A genomic segment from Streptomyces sp. NBC_00654 encodes:
- a CDS encoding LuxR C-terminal-related transcriptional regulator, with product MGVSSEMAKDYGRHIPADTYVLDAPGTLTADLPGIQNLDHRAAPGRRGGTSPYIPGEAGVGPGHRVLSPETCPVVRTMELANRGTSRVTVIERTERVLDEAESRADARCMWRAILALLYTGDVVSASAQCARLAQDPLWAGSSRRHDLLTLLQARSSLLLGDARWASDLLGSVLTHTMPGSLESLAASWLVEALVDLGEYERAHKVLLEHELAGRLDEALPDRVHILAARGALHTATGQFAHAIDDFTACGRILSAFHVVNPAVIPWRSKAAFGALAARRFDLALALAENELIAARKWGSPRSVGTALHAVAVARRDETSVSLLDEAVALLCLGGARTELVRALYDLSVMRVEHKDVTSARRHLEAASVVARECRNTFWSDRVTAALERLSAARDIRGLTRQEVKIAQLARAGYSNRRIAETLFLTVRTVEFHLSNVYRKLSISGRRELVAALSTDMS from the coding sequence ATGGGGGTTAGCAGCGAAATGGCCAAGGACTACGGCAGGCACATACCAGCGGACACCTACGTTCTCGACGCACCCGGAACCCTGACAGCGGATCTTCCCGGAATCCAGAACCTCGACCACCGGGCCGCACCGGGCCGGCGCGGCGGCACGTCCCCGTACATTCCGGGGGAAGCGGGGGTGGGGCCCGGCCACCGCGTGCTGTCCCCGGAAACCTGCCCGGTTGTGCGGACCATGGAGCTGGCCAACCGCGGAACGAGCCGTGTGACGGTCATCGAGCGGACGGAGCGCGTGCTCGACGAGGCCGAGTCGCGCGCCGACGCCCGGTGCATGTGGCGCGCGATCCTCGCGCTGCTCTACACGGGCGATGTGGTGTCCGCGAGCGCGCAGTGCGCGCGGCTGGCCCAGGATCCGTTGTGGGCCGGATCGTCCCGCCGTCACGATCTGCTGACCCTGCTCCAGGCGCGCAGCAGTCTTCTGTTGGGTGACGCGCGCTGGGCGTCGGATCTCCTCGGGTCCGTACTCACCCACACGATGCCGGGGTCGCTGGAGTCGCTGGCGGCCTCCTGGCTGGTCGAAGCGCTGGTCGACCTCGGTGAGTACGAACGGGCGCACAAGGTGCTGCTCGAACACGAGCTGGCGGGCCGGCTCGACGAGGCTCTGCCGGACCGGGTGCACATTCTGGCCGCCCGGGGTGCCCTGCACACCGCCACGGGCCAGTTCGCGCACGCCATCGACGACTTCACGGCCTGCGGCCGGATCCTCTCCGCGTTCCATGTCGTCAACCCCGCGGTGATCCCCTGGCGTTCGAAGGCCGCTTTCGGCGCACTGGCCGCGCGCAGATTCGACCTGGCGCTCGCACTGGCCGAGAACGAGCTGATCGCGGCCCGCAAATGGGGTTCTCCGCGCAGCGTCGGCACAGCGCTGCACGCGGTGGCGGTGGCGCGGCGGGACGAGACATCGGTGTCCCTGCTCGACGAGGCCGTCGCGCTGCTCTGTCTCGGCGGCGCACGTACGGAGTTGGTCCGGGCGCTCTACGACCTCTCCGTGATGAGGGTCGAACACAAGGACGTCACCAGTGCGCGACGCCACCTGGAGGCGGCCTCCGTGGTGGCGAGGGAGTGCCGCAACACCTTCTGGTCGGACCGGGTCACGGCCGCCCTGGAACGGCTGAGCGCCGCCCGCGACATCCGTGGGCTCACCCGGCAGGAGGTCAAGATCGCGCAGCTCGCCCGAGCCGGCTACAGCAACCGGCGGATCGCGGAGACGCTCTTCCTGACGGTCCGGACGGTGGAATTCCACTTGTCGAACGTGTACCGGAAGCTCTCCATTTCCGGTCGGCGGGAGCTGGTCGCCGCGCTGAGTACCGACATGTCCTGA
- a CDS encoding TcmI family type II polyketide cyclase has translation MHSTLIVARMASASAEEVAGLFGAFDATDMPGRMGTRRRQLFAYRGLYFHLQDFDEDNGAGLIEDAKTDSRFVRISQDLKPHIEAYDPETWRSPADAVARRFYHWRES, from the coding sequence ATGCACAGCACATTGATCGTGGCCAGGATGGCATCGGCATCGGCCGAGGAGGTGGCCGGACTCTTCGGCGCCTTCGACGCGACCGACATGCCCGGCCGCATGGGCACCCGCCGCCGCCAGCTCTTCGCGTACCGGGGCCTCTACTTCCATCTGCAGGACTTCGACGAGGACAACGGCGCCGGACTGATCGAGGACGCGAAGACCGATTCCCGGTTCGTCCGGATCAGCCAGGACCTCAAGCCGCACATCGAGGCCTACGACCCCGAGACCTGGCGCTCGCCCGCGGACGCCGTGGCCCGGCGCTTCTACCACTGGCGGGAGTCATGA
- a CDS encoding helix-turn-helix transcriptional regulator — MAEPRHLLAEARRKRHELVSRGRWQEADVLVERALRETLRDACAVRGPDLADLTYVPGARMLGSAEGDGRFGYSTAARAGAVRALLLANRGLNRAEAVRQAGIVLGSPGRNDIGGFWAAVLTLIYANELAGANGACARAATVAQWTRSALHRDALALLRGRIWAASGKVPKAVSVFGRVRRDRDVSPELVGVAAAWHAEALSAVGEHRQAYIALHESGFDGAGTSHPERPQLLAARSAAHLAAGNFRLGLEDALASGECVGMWGVHNPAVLPWRSRAAVCASGLGRSDFAAVLAGQEHELARRWGTRRARGIALNALGIARRDDAGGVEAVREAEALLSGAPDTLEVAKVRFGLGCLLLSLGRREQAGGFLSAAADTGLRPWSDRAAATLRRMADGHWTPSLTEQEKKVARLALAGRTNKEVATGLHLTARTVEFHLSNAYRKLGISGREELVTAALLIG; from the coding sequence GTGGCCGAACCGCGGCACCTGCTGGCGGAGGCCAGACGGAAGCGGCACGAACTCGTCTCCCGCGGGCGCTGGCAGGAGGCGGACGTCCTGGTCGAGCGAGCCCTGCGGGAAACCCTGCGCGACGCGTGCGCGGTCCGTGGACCGGACCTGGCCGACCTGACGTACGTACCGGGAGCCCGGATGCTCGGTTCGGCGGAGGGCGACGGACGGTTCGGGTACAGCACGGCGGCGCGCGCGGGTGCGGTACGCGCGCTGCTCCTGGCCAACCGGGGGCTGAACCGGGCAGAGGCCGTCCGGCAGGCCGGCATCGTGCTGGGTTCTCCCGGGCGGAACGACATCGGCGGGTTCTGGGCGGCCGTGCTCACCCTGATCTACGCGAACGAGCTGGCGGGCGCGAACGGCGCCTGCGCGCGGGCGGCCACCGTGGCGCAGTGGACCCGGTCGGCCCTTCACCGGGATGCGCTGGCGCTGCTGCGCGGGCGCATCTGGGCGGCTTCGGGGAAGGTACCGAAGGCCGTTTCGGTGTTCGGACGGGTCCGGCGGGACCGCGACGTGAGTCCGGAGCTCGTCGGTGTGGCCGCCGCGTGGCACGCCGAGGCACTCAGCGCGGTCGGAGAGCACCGCCAGGCGTACATCGCCCTGCACGAGAGCGGATTCGACGGCGCCGGTACGAGTCACCCCGAGCGCCCGCAGCTCCTCGCCGCCCGCAGCGCCGCGCATCTCGCCGCCGGGAACTTCCGGCTGGGTCTTGAGGACGCGCTCGCCAGCGGCGAGTGCGTCGGTATGTGGGGGGTGCACAATCCGGCCGTACTTCCGTGGCGTTCCCGGGCCGCGGTGTGCGCGTCGGGGCTGGGGCGGTCCGACTTCGCCGCGGTCCTCGCAGGTCAGGAACATGAACTGGCCCGGCGCTGGGGAACGAGACGCGCGCGCGGGATCGCTCTGAACGCGCTCGGCATCGCCCGGCGGGACGACGCCGGGGGGGTCGAGGCGGTCCGCGAAGCGGAGGCGCTGCTTTCCGGGGCCCCCGACACTCTGGAGGTGGCCAAGGTGCGTTTCGGCCTCGGGTGCCTGCTGCTGTCGCTCGGACGGCGTGAACAGGCCGGGGGATTCCTCTCCGCCGCGGCCGACACGGGTCTGCGGCCGTGGTCCGACCGTGCCGCGGCCACCCTCCGGCGGATGGCCGACGGCCACTGGACGCCGTCGCTCACCGAGCAGGAGAAGAAGGTCGCCCGGCTCGCTCTCGCCGGCCGCACCAACAAGGAGGTGGCGACCGGCTTGCACCTGACGGCGCGCACGGTCGAGTTCCACCTGTCGAACGCGTACCGCAAGCTCGGTATCTCCGGGCGCGAAGAGCTGGTGACAGCGGCCTTGCTGATCGGCTGA
- a CDS encoding FAD-dependent monooxygenase, whose translation MDTSVIVVGAGPAGLMLAGELRLAGIDVIVLDRLPAPTGQSRGIGFTIRTMEVFDQRGLLPRFGEIRTSEAGHFGGLPLDLGLLGAPHRSAVAVPQSRTEAVLEGWAGELGADIRRGQEFTGFVEDAEGVTVTVRGGERALRARYLVGCDGGRSAVRKAAGFDFPGTPATTELFLADVRGVELEPRTIGEQTPGGMVMVARLPGGIHRIIVGERGTPPPERRTEPPGFGEVADVWKRLTGIDISAAEPVWVSAFSDAARQVTEYRRGRVLLAGDAAHVHLPAGGQGMNTSVQDSVNLGWKLAAVVRGTAPEALLDSYHGERHEVGRRLLANTRAQSTLILGGDEVGPLREVLGELLDHAEVERHLAARVSGLDIRYDVGGGGHPLLGARMPRLALLRGGGRTDSGTLLRPARGVLLDLDDNARLRRRAQGWSDRVDIVTATSHDIPAGSPLAGTAAVLVRPDGHVAWAAPGSHHDLPMALDRWFGPAR comes from the coding sequence ATGGACACTTCAGTCATCGTCGTCGGTGCCGGTCCCGCCGGGCTCATGCTGGCCGGAGAACTGCGCCTGGCGGGCATCGACGTCATCGTGCTGGACCGGCTGCCCGCACCGACGGGGCAGTCACGGGGCATCGGGTTCACCATCCGCACGATGGAGGTGTTCGACCAGCGGGGTCTGCTTCCCCGGTTCGGCGAGATCCGGACGAGCGAGGCGGGCCACTTCGGCGGTCTGCCGCTGGACCTCGGACTGCTGGGTGCCCCGCACCGGTCCGCCGTGGCCGTCCCGCAGTCGAGGACGGAGGCCGTGCTCGAAGGCTGGGCCGGGGAGCTGGGCGCGGACATCCGGCGCGGGCAGGAGTTCACCGGTTTCGTGGAGGACGCCGAGGGAGTGACCGTGACGGTCCGCGGCGGTGAACGGGCGCTGCGGGCCCGGTATCTGGTCGGCTGCGACGGCGGACGCAGTGCGGTGCGCAAGGCCGCCGGCTTCGACTTCCCGGGCACGCCCGCCACCACGGAACTGTTTCTCGCCGATGTACGGGGCGTCGAACTGGAACCCCGCACGATCGGCGAGCAGACCCCCGGCGGCATGGTGATGGTGGCGCGGCTGCCCGGCGGAATCCACCGGATCATCGTCGGGGAGCGCGGCACGCCACCGCCGGAGAGGCGCACCGAGCCGCCCGGCTTCGGTGAGGTGGCCGATGTCTGGAAACGCCTGACCGGCATCGACATCTCCGCCGCCGAGCCGGTGTGGGTCAGCGCGTTCAGCGACGCCGCCCGCCAGGTCACCGAGTACCGGCGCGGCCGGGTACTGCTGGCCGGAGACGCGGCGCATGTCCATCTGCCCGCGGGCGGGCAGGGCATGAACACCAGCGTGCAGGACTCGGTGAACCTGGGCTGGAAGCTCGCCGCCGTGGTGCGCGGCACGGCGCCCGAGGCGCTGCTGGACAGCTACCACGGGGAACGGCACGAGGTCGGCCGCAGACTGCTGGCGAACACGCGGGCCCAGAGCACCCTCATCCTCGGCGGTGACGAGGTGGGACCCCTGCGGGAGGTGCTCGGCGAACTGCTGGACCACGCGGAGGTGGAACGCCATCTCGCCGCCCGGGTCAGCGGCCTGGACATCCGTTACGACGTGGGCGGCGGCGGCCACCCCCTGCTGGGGGCGCGCATGCCGCGGCTCGCACTGCTCCGCGGCGGCGGGCGCACCGACAGCGGAACGCTGCTGCGGCCCGCCCGCGGCGTGCTCCTGGACCTCGACGACAACGCCCGGCTGCGACGGCGCGCGCAGGGATGGAGCGACCGGGTCGACATCGTGACGGCGACTTCGCACGACATCCCGGCGGGCAGCCCGCTGGCCGGCACCGCCGCCGTCCTGGTGCGGCCCGACGGGCATGTCGCCTGGGCGGCCCCCGGCAGTCACCACGACCTGCCGATGGCCCTGGACCGCTGGTTCGGGCCCGCGCGATGA